GCCGAGCGGGAAGAAAGAAAGCATCTTCGAGCAGTTGCAGCGCGCTCAGCAGCAGCGCCAGGGGGAGCCGGCCGCGGCGCCGCCCGCCACGCTCGACGCAGCGCCCGCGGTCGAAGAGCCGGCCAAGCCGCTGGAGTGGAAGGCGCCCGAGTCTCCGGAGGAGGGCGCCGACAAGGCGCCCGCGACCGAGCAGAAATAGCGTCAGCCGAGCCGCGAGCGCAATTGCGAAGGTGAGCCGGGGAAAAGCCCCGGCTCGACGAAAAAAGCCTTTCCGAATCGGTCGGGAAGGCGCTAAGCGTGGGACCCCATGGCGCGGTACATCTTCATCACCGGCGGCGTGGTCTCCTCACTCGGCAAAGGCTTGGCGTCTGCAGTGCTCGGCGCGCTGCTTCAGGCGCGTGGCTACACCGTGCGGCTGCGCAAGCTCGATCCCTACCTCAATGTCGATCCGGGGACGATGAGCCCCTATCAGCACGGCGAGGTCTTCGTCACCGACGACGGCGCCGAGACCGATCTCGATCTCGGACATTATGAGCGCTTCACCGGGCGGCCGGCCTGCAAGCAGGACAATGTCACCACGGGGCGTATCTATCAGGACATCATCGCCAAGGAGCGGCGCGGCGATTACCTCGGCGCGACGATTCAGGTCATTCCCCATGTCACCAACGCCATCAAGGAGTTCATCCTCGAGGGCAACGACCATGTCGATTTCGCGCTGATCGAGATCGGCGGCACGGTCGGCGACATCGAGGGACTGCCCTTCTTCGAGGCGATCCGCCAGCTCGGCAATGAGCTGCCCGAAAAGCATTGCGTCTACATCCATCTGACGCTGCTGCCCTACATCCCGAGCGCCGGCGAGGTGAAGACCAAGCCCACCCAGCATTCGGTGAAGGAGCTGCGCTCGATCGGCATTCAGCCGGACATTCTGCTGTGCCGCACCGACCGCGAGATTCCACGCGAGGAGCGCCGCAAGCTCGGGCTGTTCTGCAATGTGCGCGAGAGCGCGGTGATCGAGGCGCGCGACGCCGCCCATATCTACGACGTGCCGCGCGCCTATCACGCCGCCGGGCTCGACGCCCAGGTGCTCGCGGCTTTCGCCATCGATCCGGCGCCCAAGCCCGACATGAGCCGCTGGAATGCGGTGACGCAGCGCATCAATAATTCGGAAGGCGAGGTGACGATCGCCGTCGTCGGCAAATATACCGGCATGAAGGACGCCTATAAGAGCCTGATCGAGGCGCTGGCCCATGGCGGCATCGCCAATCGCGTGAAGGTGAGGCTCGACTGGATCGAATCGGAAGTGTTCGAGACCAGCGACCCGGCCGCCCATCTCGAGCATGTCCACGGCATTCTGGTGCCCGGCGGCTTCGGCCAGCGCGGCGCCGAAGGCAAG
The sequence above is a segment of the Methylosinus trichosporium OB3b genome. Coding sequences within it:
- a CDS encoding CTP synthase — its product is MARYIFITGGVVSSLGKGLASAVLGALLQARGYTVRLRKLDPYLNVDPGTMSPYQHGEVFVTDDGAETDLDLGHYERFTGRPACKQDNVTTGRIYQDIIAKERRGDYLGATIQVIPHVTNAIKEFILEGNDHVDFALIEIGGTVGDIEGLPFFEAIRQLGNELPEKHCVYIHLTLLPYIPSAGEVKTKPTQHSVKELRSIGIQPDILLCRTDREIPREERRKLGLFCNVRESAVIEARDAAHIYDVPRAYHAAGLDAQVLAAFAIDPAPKPDMSRWNAVTQRINNSEGEVTIAVVGKYTGMKDAYKSLIEALAHGGIANRVKVRLDWIESEVFETSDPAAHLEHVHGILVPGGFGQRGAEGKILAARFARERRVPYFGICFGMQMAVIEAARALAGIEKANSTEFGPCEEPVVGIMTEWLRGNELEQRVAGGDLGGTMRLGAFAAHLKPGSRIAKIYGKQNISERHRHRYEVNSSYRERLEAHGLSFAGMSPDGLLPETVEIPDHPWFIGVQYHPELKSRPFDPHPLFASFIEAAKAQSRLV